Sequence from the Macaca thibetana thibetana isolate TM-01 chromosome 20, ASM2454274v1, whole genome shotgun sequence genome:
TATCTGCTAGGCAAAAGTAGAACCTCTGCCTATTCGATGTCAATATATTAATGTGTCAGATACATTGTAAAAAAATATTACATGGTTTTTGAAAAGGGAAACGTGCAAGAAGCCAGGGAAATTTAaaggaggtgatttttttttttttgagagtttgtaagcaaaaaagaaaagggagcaaAAAATCACACAGAGGGTGTGTATTTAACTAACTTTGTATTTTGCCACACATTGTTTTCATTTACAGCTATGTCTGACAAATGGGCAGGTTTGACATCACTGATAAGCGCAATACTGTCTAGGGCCTACGAGAAAACCAGGGGGCTCGGCTCCACTGGAGCCTCTGCCCATGCATTTGTTTAGGGAAGGGGAGTTGAATATCAATTTTTCTTCTTAGTAAAATTATCTGCCAGAGAAACAATGAAGCATGAAAAAGTACTATTTAGAATGTGCATGCctatatatgcttttaaaatgctAACTGTTGCATTCTGGGAAACTttccattatatatatgcatatatatgtatcttcgtaatttcagtgaatttttaaaactagtatGGCAGGTTGAAACCATCGCACCTGTTCACTTGCACACACCATAAATCGAAAAGCAGGAGTGCGCTTTTCTACGGGTCTCTATGAAACCCCCAGACAAGTGGCATAGTTAATTACTATGGAAGTTACACATTTAATAGCCTTCTTCTCTAacacagtaatttttatttaaaaaggagacTAAACAGAAGTCAGGGGTAGGTGGTTCTCCATGACTgcaaataatatgatttttttttttttaatgtacagctCTCACACAAATTTCATTTTGTGAACACACTGGTAAGTACACGATGCTGGGGCTTCCAAAATGTGGCGTATCCCACTGATGGCTCCAACTTGCGAGTGGGCTCAGTTCTGTAATTGGAATGAAAGGAATTTTAACACTATTTAGACAAAGACTCAAACGCAGCATAAAGGGGAAAGCTAGATTTcctcatatgatttttttttttaaatttagagactTATTTGTAATGAACAGCACTTATTCAGGATTTAGGAGTtctttgtaaaaaacaaaaaaacaaaaaacaaaaaaacatgtatttgtgTGCCACTCCCACTATATACTTCAAAGTTTTCAGTAACTGTTATTTCCAAAAATGCCTTTTACTAGGAGTTAACCCTCTCTTACAGCCAGCCGCTCAAACCTCATTTTTGCCAGCACCTCTGCACTTGATTTTCTAAAGTTTATTATATTCAACCGCCTTGTAGATTCCTACCAAAATGTTTAATTCTACACAACTGTATTTTTCTCCCAATCCAGGCCTCATTCGTCATGAGGTAACTGCAATAACTACATCCAGAATATCACTCTTATTTTGAGAATGTCTTTGCCTAAAATCTTTCATCAGATGCCGAGATTTTTGTAAAAGCGTTCTCTCCATTTCTGCTTCCTCAGAGTTTGTGTATCTCTTAGTTGtgatcagggaaaaaaaataaataaataaaggaaagaaatatctgGAGTCAAGAACACTGACTTCAAGCTCATGAGGGAAGGCTTACTATTAAGACTTTTGATAAGCAAAATTAAGTGTGGATTCAGGAGCCTATCTAAACTAGCACATAAAGGAAGGTCAAAATGTCGAGGTTATACACTGTCTTCATGTTCTGTGAAAAATAGGCAGGAAGGCCAGATGATAAACTGGCCAGAATTTAGCAGCACCAAACACAAcctgttttcttcaaaataagtCTTTCAGTCAGACTTgcaatattatctttttttaagaactgcaaaaaacaaaacaaaagccatcGTGTTTGGCTCTATTTTCAAAACAGTGCTGGCTTTGTCTAACATTCTATTAGTGTGCTAGGGGAAGTTGACTAAGAGTGCAAACTGCATGAATTTGTAACATTAGTTTCATGAAtttgtgtcatttaaaaataggtCAGTGCTTAGGAGTCCTGCTAGTGAAGGTAGTTTTGAGTCTTTCCAAGTGATCTTTAAGTCAGTCCCCAAACACAGCCTATTTTGGGGTAAATaccaataaatgaaaacacagcctATATTCCACACAggtattattttctgcttttatttctgggGATAGCATGATCTGAAATCATTACTAGCTCATCTAAGTAGAGAAGTTCTCCACTGAATATTCATGGTGAAATATGATTTGATAACACAGTTTAAACCAGATACGTACTTGGAACTATGGAAATAAggagtagattttctttttcctatttaagACAAATGACCTTCAAtgttaaagagaaaagcaaaacaaaacaaacaactttgATTTGTCTAAAGTGTTTATGTTAAATCTTGTCAGGCCTTGCTAACAAGAAAATCACGGTGTgtaagagaagaaggaaaaataatcaacTTTAGTGAAAAGGCAAGCGCTGTTTCTCTTTACCATTAAATGCCTATGTGCCCAAGCCACCTCTGAGGCGCCATATTTGTCTGGTTCCTCTGTCTTTGGATGGGCTTGCCCCTGATCAGAAGCGCAGGGCCATGTTCAGGAAGCCTAGttccactgttttgttttgttttcccaccAAGGGCAATTACGGCTCAACtcatttgaaaactgaaaactttggggagaaaaaaatgaggtCATAATTTACATCTCTATTAAATATTGCTAATCAATATATGGGGCCAGCCTCCTCACCTCAAAAAACAGCCTATAATTTCACCCTGAATTACTGCCTCCCTATTCCTCCATGAATCCTTCCACTGGAGAAAAGGATGCATTTTACACTTTTAACGAGGTTGTTGGGCCCAGTTAAACTGTACACTAAGAAACTGAGTACAGAATCAAAAAAAATGCCGTTTATTATTGtagattattctttttcttgataTAACCagaattgaaaatgaaagaaaagcacaTAGGAACATCACGCGTGGTTAGTTAGTAACTCAAGATATAAAACaattttgcacagcaaaatatgtaaaagaaaagtaactgacaagatttttttatatttattgtggtaagatttacttttcatttctttttaaagacaggatgTCAGTCCCtgaaaataacatttactgaTTATTGCCTTTAaaactgtggatttttttttaagttacagaaAATCCAGTTCTGCACCACAATACAACTGTAAAAAAATCTGCATCATCTTAAAACTGTGCAGTAATGCCATTTTTATAACTGCATAAATTTTATTAGCGTTCTAAAcagttttgcaatttttttgtattatatgcTTGCAGGTTATATCTTAGTGCAATTCAGTCCCaaatactttaattttgaaaaaaaaaaaacatacatttttgaaTGTAAAATACCCCTACAGATATAAACAGGGGCGTTTCCCCTTTTAATACTTTGGTTTTCAATACAGTCAGTGGTATAGCAAAAACTACACATACCCAACTTATATTTAAGTTGCAAGCACATGCTGTATAAGCTACTTTTTTTAAACAGTCCCCTTGCAAACTCTACCCCCCTTAACATCACAACAGTAAACAATTTAGTgcatcaatcttttaaaaaatctacagcTAAACAGACCTAACTCTTTCAAATTTATCTATAACATTCCTTTATCTGTAGCATACATTTTAACTGGGCTAACAGATTATAAAAACTAGAATTAAATTATATACTAGAAACCCATAGCATTCCACATTTGACAATGACCAAaagccaaaaaatataaaataaaaataaaaccaaccaaAAATAATGGGgcagatttctcttttttaaaaataaactttagactGCTTTTCGGCAATAGCACAATTTTCGTCCCCAAAGTGGGGTGTCattcttattaaaaagaaaacattaagagtTCTTCAATGTTTGCCAGGTTAAATTTGTAACCCATTCTGGTATCTTTCACAAGGAATGCCTTCAGTGCATTGGGAGGTTGAAGTTCTGAGTAACTCAAAGCAGTTTTGGAGCAGATGCAAAATTTCATGGGAAGAAGGCTCTACGGTTGCACTTTTTTGTTCTGAACTCAAAAAAGTCATGAGGCAATAAAACAAAAGTATGAATGCCATGCTATAAGTCTTCGAACGTCCATTTccaagccaaaaagaaaaaaaaggaaaaaataattataccatACATGTCCAGcatgcaggctttttttttttttattaatataatgtcTCTTTTCCATAAAGTCTTTGAAACAGTTATAGTTCATTGTTGCTAAGACAAAGTAGCAAGCATAATAATGCATGAGATGAGAATGAGTTTTTTTAATGGCAGACTAAACTCTCAGATTTGGCATCACAAGGCCAAAACTCACAAGTCACACCCAGAAGGTTGATGCAGGCTTGATTGTGGAAGGTtcatgaggattttttttctctattttagcataacaatgctaaaaaaaaaacccGATGGAACTCGGCACGCTGCAAGTCTataacatttcacatttttttttcctttgcaagcTCAATCTCACATGAAGAactcaggagaagaaaaaaaaactttgcttttttttctttcatctcggAAGAGATGGTTTGAGAGGGAGTGAGGGTGGAGGTTGGAAAAAAGGGGGGCAACACAGCAAGctccaaaagtaaaataaaaaaaaaccaaacaaaataaaacacacacacacacagaaaatgaacACCAGTTCATGAActgaaggggaagaaggaaaaaaaaatatgtgaatgaTGCAGGCTTCAAAGGTGAGCAACGTTTCACATGAAGAACTCTGCTGAGATCTTTGAACATTGTGCAAgtccgggggtggggggggggtgtaaaaaaaaaaaaaaaacaagctagcAAGTTATGGAGAATTTCAGATTGGCAATCCATGAGCCAGACACCCATTCCCTCCCCAGTTTAaaacagccaccaccaccacaaactCAAGCagggtgtggggggtgtgtgtgtgtgtgtgtggtgtgcatgcgtgtttgtgtgtctgtAGGGGGCCAAGGGGGCCAAActcggtgggggtggggggcgaggTGGTGGTGAGCATGGCTCTGGAACTAGCAAGCCCACACCCGAGTCGGACCCCCGCGGAGCACTTATCAGGGTGGCTAGCTGGGATCGCGTGTCAGACTCACATGAAAAACTCGGGAGAGGACGGGTTGTCGCTGCTCGAGCCGTTTTCTCGGAAGCCGCTGCTCACCAACTTCTCGTATTTCTCCTTGTACGCGTCCCTCTCGCGCACCAGCCTGGAGATCTCCTGCTTGAGGTGGTCGACTTGCTGCAGCAGCTGGTTCTTCTCCGACTCCAGGACGTGTCTCTGCTGCACCCTCTTGAAGCGGCAGGACTGGGCATAGCCGCGGTTTTTCAGGGTCCGCCTCTTCTGCTTCAGCCGGATCACCTCCTCCTTGCTGACCCCGCGCAGCTGCCGGTTCAGCTCGCGCACCGACATGGTCACCAGCTGCTCGTCGGAGAAGCGGTCGTCGAAGTGCAGGCCGCCGGCGGCGTGGTGCGGGTGCAGggcgccccccgcccccgccgcgcccccgccgcctccgccgccgccgccgccgccgccgccgcccccgcgcTGGCCGGGCCACCGCCGCCCGCGCCCCCCGCGCCACCGGCCGAGGCGGACGCGCCGCCCGCGGCGCCGGGCGCGCCGGCCGTCGGGTGGGTGGTGGTGTGGCCGGcggcgtggtggtggtggtggtggtagtgcgGGCCCGCGCCGCTCTGCGCGGCGGCTGCGGCGATCACGGCGGACACCACGGCGGCGGCGGGGCCCATCTCCTCGCCGCTGCCGCCCAGGGAGGCTCCGGCGCCGGCCCCGGCCGCCGCGGCCAGCTGCTGCGCCCCGCGCGCGTAGCCATCGAAGCCGCCCTGGAGCTGGTGGCTGTTGCTGATGAGCGCCTCGACCGCGTCCTCGGGGCTGAAGCCCAGCGCCTCGGGGTTCAGCTGCTGCGGGTAGCCGGTCATCCAGTAGTAGTCTTCCAGGTGCGCCTTCTGCTCGCTGCCCGAGCCCGGGCTGGGCGCCGAGAAGCTGGGGGAAGGGGGCACCGAGCTGCACGGCGTGCTCATGGGGGTGGAGGACAGCGAGCCCCCGGCGATGAGACGGCCGCACTGGCTGATGATGCGGTCGGTCTCCACCGGTTCCTTTTTCACTTCAAACTTCATCAGATCGAAGTCATTAACATATTCCATGGCCAGGGGACTGGTGGGCAGGTCGGAGTTGCTCATTGCCAGTtctgatgccattctcctgccgccgccgccgccgctccgcCAGATGGGCTGCAGGAGAGGGGCCAGCGGGCTGTGCTGGGTGGCCAGCGGGTGAGCCAGCTTGCCGGGCTGGGGCGCTTCTAGCTCGCGCGGCGGTGGCTGGCCCGAAACCTCCGAGCGCGCTCACACACACCCCCCCGCCCTGCCCGCGCCCCCCGCGCCCGCCCTCCCTCCCCCCTGCTCACGCCAATGTGCTCCCTCGCTCGCCCCTGCCCCTCCTTGCTCGCTCGCCTCCTTGCGCGCAGAGCCGGCGGCTTCAGGCTCGGGAAGGTCCTCCGCGGGCTgcggtggcggcggcggtggcggcggcggcggcggcggcggcgaagCTGGAGGAGCCCGGCCCGGTGCGCGGCGTCCCCCGCTCGCCGCTCCGCTGCGCGCTTTGCATAAGGAAGGGCTCGCCTCGCCGGCCCGGGCTGCAGGCAGGGCGCGCGCGGCGGCCGCTCGGGGCTGGAGGCGCGGCGGGCGTCTG
This genomic interval carries:
- the MAF gene encoding LOW QUALITY PROTEIN: transcription factor Maf (The sequence of the model RefSeq protein was modified relative to this genomic sequence to represent the inferred CDS: deleted 2 bases in 1 codon) — encoded protein: MASELAMSNSDLPTSPLAMEYVNDFDLMKFEVKKEPVETDRIISQCGRLIAGGSLSSTPMSTPCSSVPPSPSFSAPSPGSGSEQKAHLEDYYWMTGYPQQLNPEALGFSPEDAVEALISNSHQLQGGFDGYARGAQQLAAAAGAGAGASLGGSGEEMGPAAAVVSAVIAAAAAQSGAGPHYHHHHHHAAGHTTTHPTAGAPGAAGGASASAGGAGGAGGGGPASAGGGGGGGGGGGGGGAAGAGGALHPHHAAGGLHFDDRFSDEQLVTMSVRELNRQLRGVSKEEVIRLKQKRRTLKNRGYAQSCRFKRVQQRHVLESEKNQLLQQVDHLKQEISRLVRERDAYKEKYEKLVSSGFRENGSSSDNPSSPEFFITEPTRKLEPSVGYATFWKPQHRVLTSVFTK